The following are from one region of the Fusarium keratoplasticum isolate Fu6.1 chromosome 4, whole genome shotgun sequence genome:
- a CDS encoding Succinate-semialdehyde dehydrogenase: MSYSVPKLKDPSLFVGKNYVDGQWIESVSGKRFDVHDPASGALIGSCPESVAQDAEQAIKIAAAALPEWRSRTGRNRSRILRRWYDLVIENKEDLATLITWENGKAGPDAAGEVLFAASFLEWFAEEAPRVYGDVIPHSAPGFRVSVLKEPVGVVGLITPWNFPAAMITRKLGPALAAGCTAVVKTAGETPFTANALLVLGERAGVPKGVINSIAALDNTPEIGQTLCASDVVRKISFTGSTRVGKILMNQSSDTLKKLSLELGGNAPFIVFDDADLDLAVAGAIASKFKCSGQTCVCSNRIFVQKGIYNEFVQKLKAVVSKFQVGHGFDSKTTHGPLVTAAAAERVDGLVKEAVKAGAKVEVGGKRRTDLGPNFFEPTILTNVTTDMRLVRDEIFGPLAPIFSFDNEDEVVDIANKCDVGLASYIFTQDVNRVARVTELLHFGMVAVNTGIMSDAAAPFGGVKHSGMGREGSKYGIEDYLHVKTVVTGNVNVVHRALL; the protein is encoded by the exons ATGTCATACTCTGttcccaagctcaaggatcCTTCGCTCTTTGTGGGCAAGAACTATGTTGACGGTCAATGGATTGAGTCGGTCTCTGGAAAGAGATTCGACGTCCACG ACCCAGCCAGCGGCGCCCTCATCGGCTCGTGCCCCGAGTCCGTAGCTCAAGATGCCGAGCAAGCCATCAAaatcgccgccgccgctctcCCAGAATGGCGCTCCCGCACAGGTCGCAACCGCTCCAGAATCCTGCGACGATGGTACGATCTAGTGATTGAGAACAAGGAGGACTTGGCGACTCTCATCACCTGGGAGAACGGCAAGGCTGGACCAGATGCCGCCGGTGAGGTCCTCTTTGCTGCGAGCTTCCTTGAGTGGttcgccgaggaggctccCCGCGTCTATGGCGACGTCATTCCTCACAGCGCACCTGGTTTCCGCGTTTCGGTCCTCAAAGAGCCTGTCGGAGTTGTTGGCCTCATCACACC ATGGAACTTTCCCGCTGCCATGATCACCCGAAAGCTCGGCCCTGCTCTCGCAGCCGGTTGCACCGCCGTAGTCAAGACAGCCGGCGAGACACCATTCACCGCAaacgccctcctcgtcctcggcgaaAGAGCCGGAGTCCCCAAGGGCGTCATCAACAGCATAGCCGCTTTGGACAACACGCCAGAAATCGGCCAAACCCTCTGTGCCTCCGACGTCGTCCGCAAAATCTCATTCACAGGCTCAACGCGCGTGGGCAAGATCCTCATGAACCAGTCAAGCGACACCCTCAAGAAACTCAGTCTCGAACTCGGTGGAAACGCCCCGTTCATAGTTTTTGACGacgccgacctcgacctgGCTGTTGCTGGAGCCATCGCCAGCAAGTTCAAGTGTTCAGGCCAAACCTGTGTCTGCTCCAACCGAATCTTTGTCCAAAAGGGCATTTACAATGAATTCgtccagaagctcaaggcggTTGTTTCCAAATTCCAGGTCGGACATGGCTTTGATAGCAAGACAACACACGGTCCCTTGGTTACAGCAGCGGCTGCTGAACGTGTAGATGGCCTTGTTAAggaggccgtcaaggctggtgccaaggttgaagttggaggaaaGAGACGCACTGATCTAG GACCCAACTTCTTCGAGCCTACCATTCTCACCAACGTTACAACCGATATGCGACTAGTGCGGGATGAAATCTTCGGTCCTCTGGCCCCCATCTTCAGCTTCGAcaacgaggacgaggtcgtTGATATTGCCAACAAGTGCGACGTCGGTCTAGCATCCTACATCTTTACACAAGACGTCAACCGTGTCGCTCGCGTCACGGAGCTCCTCCACTTTGGCATGGTAGCTGTCAACACTGGCATCATGTCTGACGCCGCTGCTCC ATTCGGAGGAGTGAAGCACTCGGGCATGGGCCGAGAAGGAAGCAAGTACGGTATTGAGGATTATCTCCACGTCAAGACTGTCGTGACAGGAAATGTCAACGTAGTGCATCGGGCATTGCTGTAG
- a CDS encoding Trichothecene 3-O-acetyltransferase, with the protein MDTPDTSSLALELDILGQLPALRIYTQISLCFPVPDPAAHPTIVDTFNKGLERLSTSFPWVAGQVKCFDESEGNTGTFKIVPLDKTPPVVVKDLRNDPSAPTMEGLRKAEFPMSMFDENVIAPRKTLPIGPDYSPDNPEPVLIFQLNFIEGGLILTVNGQHGAMDMTGQGELIRLLSKACRNEPFTEEEIATMKLERKTIVPFLEGIEEAELDSHLENQILKTPSTPPPAPPEPAPASWAFFSFSNQSLHELKAKATSTLDASTQFVSTDDALTAFIWQCVSRARLARLDPAAETKFSRAVDVRTQVGAPKGYPGLLQNMTYHSGTLQQIADGPLGAVASNFRSELGRDRLEFRTQAFATKLHRTPDKSIFSLTAGADPSADIMLSSWAKVGCYDLEFGFGLGKPESVRRPLFEALECLMYLLPKRPDGEITAAIALRDVDMERLKGGEEWSRYGRFIG; encoded by the coding sequence ATGGATACCCCAGACACTAGCAGTCTAGCCCTTGAGCTAGACATCCTCGGTCAGCTTCCCGCGCTGAGGATTTACACCCAAATCAGCCTGTGCTTCCCCGTTCCTGACCCCGCCGCTCACcccaccatcgtcgacacCTTCAACAAGGGTCTTGAGCGACTCTCGACAAGCTTCCCTTGGGTTGCGGGACAAGTCAAATGCTTTGATGAGAGCGAGGGAAATACCGGCACCTTCAAAATCGTCCCCCTTGACAAGACACCACCTGTCGTGGTCAAGGACCTTCGCAATGACCCCTCTGCGCCCACAATGGAGGGCCTCAGAAAGGCCGAGTTTCCCATGAGCATGTTTGACGAGAATGTCATTGCGCCTAGAAAGACACTGCCTATAGGCCCCGACTATTCGCCAGATAACCCTGAGCCTGTTCTGATCTTTCAACTCAACTTTATCGAGGGTGGTCTGATCTTGACCGTCAACGGCCAGCACGGAGCTATGGACATGACTGGACAGGGAGAGCTCATCCGCCTGCTATCAAAAGCCTGCCGGAATGAGCCCTTCACAGAAGAAGAAATTGCGACAATGAAGCTGGAGAGAAAGACAATTGTCCCATTCCTAGAGGGTATCGAGGAAGCCGAGCTTGATTCTCATCTCGAAAACCAAATCCTCAAGACTCCTTCAACACCTCCACCGGCTCCTCCAGAGCCAGCACCTGCCAGCTGGGCGTTCTTTTCCTTCAGCAACCAATCACTtcacgagctcaaggccaaagCAACAAGCACACTTGATGCATCTACGCAATTTGTCTCGACCGATGATGCACTCACAGCATTCATCTGGCAGTGTGTTTCTCGAGCACGCCTCGCCCGCCTAGATCCCGCAGCCGAGACCAAGTTTTCTCGCGCTGTCGACGTGCGCACTCAGGTTGGAGCTCCCAAGGGTTATCCAGGCCTTCTACAAAACATGACCTACCACAGCGGCACACTACAGCAAATCGCAGACGGTCCCCTCGGCGCCGTAGCATCAAACTTCCGCTCCGAGCTAGGACGAGACCGTCTCGAGTTCCGCACTCAAGCCTTTGCGACAAAACTCCACCGCACCCCAGACAagtccatcttctccctcacaGCGGGCGCCGACCCATCAGCCGACATTATGCTCAGCTCGTGGGCCAAGGTGGGCTGCTACGATCTCGAATTTGGCTTTGGGCTGGGAAAGCCCGAGTCGGTCAGGCGGCCGCTATTCGAGGCCTTGGAGTGCCTGATGTACCTACTGCCCAAGAGACCGGATGGGGAGATTACGGCGGCTATCGCGTTGAGGGATGTGGATATGGAGAGGTTGAAGGGGGGTGAGGAGTGGTCCAGATATGGGCGATTTATCGGGTAG
- a CDS encoding N-acetyltransferase domain-containing protein produces the protein MSAPAVSSTEPPPLSLEVLTVPSEKKDALKLVVDSVAQQRQIASRAIIFHPLSLAVFAAVLAVAHYAAKVGNDFSSMLITYPSIILTYLVATRYLSSAYIRIAEDTDWLGWLKNEDGVEDTIIGARYGKDIIAAVIVRFDTTSRKNGNRKALIRGWTTKNKYRRRGLGGDMLRETVKVAKQTQGRSCVVEFADDHANSNLPLHTIFNATFLARQARAKQALSAAVKDWEEGKQGPQ, from the coding sequence ATGTCAGCACCTGCAGTCAGCTCGACTGAGCCCCCTCCGTTGTCGCTCGAGGTTCTCACTGTTCCcagcgagaagaaggatgcccTCAAGCTCGTGGTAGACAGTGTCGCCCAGCAGCGACAGATTGCCTCGCGGGCCATCATATTTCACCCTCTGTCTCTGGCTGTCTTTGCAGCTGTTCTTGCTGTTGCGCACTACGCCGCCAAAGTTGGCAACGACTTTAGCTCCATGCTGATCACTTACCCAAGCATCATCCTCACATACCTCGTGGCAACTCGTTACCTTTCCAGCGCATACATTCGCATCGCTGAGGACACGGACTGGCTTGGGTGGCTGAAGAACGAGGACGGTGTTGAGGACACCATCATTGGTGCCCGCTACGGCAAAGACATCATCGCGGCCGTCATTGTTCGCTTCGACACGACGTCCCGCAAGAATGGCAACAGAAAAGCCCTCATCCGGGGATGGACCACCAAAAACAAGTACCGACGTCGAGGACTCGGTGGAGACATGCTCCGCGAGACTGTCAAGGTCGCCAAGCAGACGCAGGGCCGAAGCTGTGTCGTCGAGTTTGCCGATGATCACGCCAATAGCAACCTACCTCTTCACACCATCTTCAATGCGACGTTCCTCGCACGTCAAGCCCGGGCGAAACAGGCCTTGTCAGCTGCAGTCAAAGACTGGGAGGAGGGAAAGCAGGGCCCGCAGTGA
- a CDS encoding MFS domain-containing protein: MKFRNTEFVITPSKISLLLGIDASPCHHQHINMTRQSDIKAGIIEEPSTDMDCHLLDQDELELLGRRRPPVFSSWLIEMGFVFAVVGSLIMSEYAISGFNVALPSLTKTLNIPDSARTWPAAVPNLTTSALLIPFARVCDRYGGRLVFLAGHLWLLIWSLICGFSQNLTMLIVCRAMQGIGSAAFLPASLALLGQTYRPGPRKNIVFSIYGAFGCIGFYFGIVIGAVSSEVLGWRWFFWIGTFCSLLITIIGRLSIPSNLGGSNPDVKMDWPGLLTIVPGVSLVVYAITDSGRAPDGWRTPYILITYILGILLLVAAVYVQGWVSKHPLLPAELFRPKYMKRLVACLFIEYGVFGLYLFYASFYMDEVLKASPLQTAVWFAPLPNLGLVLALISGFILHLVPGRILMIISGFGFLASVLLFALMPETSGSKWRAYWSYVFPAMLCSTIGVDIVFNVTNVFITTSQPRRLQAVAGALCNSLLYLGIAFWLGVSELAVAAAKEVQRIDKMDRRQQNQIGFWTATGLASVSLILVFTIKLGQATAELTADEKIELQQREPAKCIDFEDTSAGVEIG, from the exons ATGAAGTTTCGCAATACAGAATTCGTGATTACGCCATCAAAG atttctctccttctcggcatcgATGCCAGtccttgccatcaccaacacatCAACATGACTAGACAATCCGACATAAAGGCAGGCATCATTGAGGAGCCCTCTACAGACATGGATTGCCATCTCCTGGATCAAGACGAGCTCGAACTCCTCGGCCGGAGGCGACCCCCAGTCTTCTCATCCTGGCTCATCGAGATGGGCTTCGTCTTTGCCGTCGTCGGATCCCTCATCATGAGCGAGTACGCCATCAGTGGCTTCAACGTCGCCCTGCCGTCGCTCACAAAGACCCTCAACATACCCGACTCGGCAAGGACCTGGCCTGCTGCCGTCCCCAACCTCACCACTTCAGCCTTGCTCATCCCATTTGCCCGCGTCTGTGACCGATATGGGGGTCGTCTCGTCTTTCTGGCTGGCCATCTCTGGCTGCTCATATGGTCCCTCATCTGCGGCTTTAGTCAGAACTTGACCATGCTCATCGTCTGTCGTGCCATGCAAGGAATCGGATCAGCCGCCTTTCTCCCCGCCAGCCTGGCGCTGCTTGGACAGACGTATAGGCCCGGACCGAGGAAGAACATCGTCTTTAGTATATATGGTGCGTTCGGGTGTATCGGCTTCTATTTTGGTATCGTCATTGGCGCTGTCTCGTCCGAGGTCCTTGGGTGGCGATGGTTCTTCTGGATCGGCACCTTTTGTAGCCTCCTTATCACCATCATCGGTCGCCTCTCGATTCCTTCCAACCTCGGCGGCTCGAACCCGGATGTCAAGATGGACTGGCCTGGACTCTTGACCATTGTGCCTGGCGTCTCGCTGGTTGTGTATGCCATCACTGACAGTGGCCGAGCGCCCGACGGGTGGCGAACTCCCtacatcctcatcacctATATCCTTGGCATACTGTTGCTCGTCGCAGCGGTATATGTTCAAGGGTGGGTCTCCAAACATCCATTGCTTCCTGCTGAGCTCTTCCGCCCCAAGTATATGAAGAGACTTGTCGCATGCCTGTTTATCGAGTATGGCGTATTTGGGTTGTATCTCTTTTATGCCAGCTTTTA TATGGATGAAGTCCTCAAAGCATCACCTCTCCAAACAGCCGTGTGGTTCGCCCCATTGCCCAACCTGGGGCTTGTGTTGGCACTGATAAGCGGATTCATATTGCATCTGGTACCTGGTCGCATCCTGATGATCATCTCAGGCTTTGGGTTTCTCGCTTCTGTCCTGCTGTTCGCTCTCATGCCCGAGACAAGTGGATCAAAGTGGCGTGCGTACTGGTCATACGTGTTCCCTGCCATGCTTTGCTCCACGATTGGTGTAGACATCGTTTTTAACGTGACCAATGTCTTCATCACCACTTCGCAACCTCGAAGACTTCAGGCCGTGGCTGGAGCCCTCTGTAACAGCTTGCTGTATCTGGGCATCGCCTTTTGGTTGGGAGTCAGCGAGCTCGCAGTAGCTGCGGCGAAGGAGGTTCAACGAATTGACAAGATGGATCGGCGACAGCAAAATCAGATCGGCTTCTGGACGGCCACTGGTCTTGCTTCTGTGTCGCTGATCCTGGtcttcaccatcaagctcGGACAGGCGACAGCTGAACTGACGGCGGACGAGAAGATCGAGTTGCAGCAGCGAGAGCCCGCTAAATGCATCGACTTTGAAGACACGTCGGCGGGAGTAGAGATTGGTTAG
- a CDS encoding BTB domain-containing protein has product MIEFDPRADITLKVSREKKLFSACSRALSRASPVFERMLYGHFTESKSRLAEGEEWVVELPEDDSAPMEVFLNISHSHFGRVPRRMPLDELYELAVLSNYYDCTRLLEPWINGWMASIEVRDSSVSMAKALWVSWEFGRKEAFSRMALRMLMESDMGRTAEDEFDKLKMPPDIIERISAIRLQTIQALLGVLRDMVENLLVVDEKPRWCRHAEWMGPHRCESMILGSMTFCLARAGLWPLPSAEEVPDSIVGLHRKMTGLVIHDIGHVGGKPALDHQLCNPGPLLMGQIEEIFKDVASPVTKFHLERMDEQAKRLTES; this is encoded by the exons ATGATCGAGTTTGACCCCCGCGCAGACATTACGCTCAAGGTCAGCAGGGAGAAGAAACTCTTTTCGGCCTGCTCCCGCGCGCTTTCGAGGGCGTCACCTGTGTTTGAGCGGATGCTGTACGGACATTTCACCGAGAGCAAAAGCCGACttgccgagggcgaggaatGGGTCGTGGAGCTGCCAGAAGACGACTCAGCACCGATGGAGGTCTTTCTAAACATTTCGCACTCCCATTTCGGCAGAgtgccgaggaggatgccgCTGGATGAGCTGTACGAACTGGCGGTGCTGTCGAATTACTATGACTGCACAAGGCTGCTGGAGCCGTGGATCAACGGATGGATGGCGTCGATCGAAGTCAGGGACTCGAGTGTGAGCATGGCAAAGGCTCTCTGGGTATCGTGGGAGTTTGGGCGCAAGGAGGCTTTCTCGAGAATGGCGCTGAGGATGCTGATGGAGTCGGATATGGGGAGGACGGCcgaggatgagtttgacaagctcaagatgccGCCTGATATCATTG AAAGAATCTCGGCGATCCGACTCCAGACGATACAAGCTCTCCTAGGGGTGCTCCGTGACATGGTGGAAAATCTGCTTGTGGTGGACGAAAAGCCGCGATGGTGCCGGCACGCAGAGTGGATGGGCCCGCACCGCTGCGAGTCCATGATCCTCGGGTCCATGACCTTTTGTCTCGCCAGGGCGGGCCTCTGGCCCCTCCCCTCAGCGGAAGAAGTCCCAGACAGCATCGTCGGCCTGCACCGCAAGATGACAGGACTGGTGATCCACGACATCGGACATGTAGGAGGGAAACCTGCCCTGGATCATCAGCTTTGTAACCCGGGACCGTTGCTCATGGGACAGATTGAGGAGATTTTTAAGGATGTTGCGAGTCCGGTTACAAAGTTTCAtttggagaggatggatgagCAGGCGAAACGGTTGACCGAGTCATGA
- a CDS encoding FA-desaturase domain-containing protein: MATRQRTSTTVVVEKPSAKVTLEPQQQQPQFPDIKTIKDAIPAHCFQPSLFTSFYYVFRDFAMVATLVWAALTYIPAISDQRLRVAAWMVYGFVQGLVCTGVWILGHECGHGAFSTHGKLNNVVGWFLHSFLLVPYFSWKYSHHRHHRFTGHMDLDMAFVPATQPKKHSIFAGIDLNELFEDTPIAQLIRIVFHQLFGWQVYLLFNASAGKGSKQWEPKGLAKWFRVSHFEPTSAVFRPNEAIFIFISDLGLAITFTALYFASKAVGTSTVLFLYAVPYFWVHHWLVAITYLHHHHTEVPHYTNEGWTYVKGALATVDREFGFIGKHLFHGIIEKHVVHHLFPRIPFYKADEATEAIKPLLGDLYYHDERNFLGQLWSVFGTLKYVEHDPTNQGAMRWAKE; encoded by the exons ATGGCTACTCGACAGCGTACTTCGACCACTGTTGTGGTTGAGAAGCCTTCTGCCAAG GTGACTCTggagcctcagcagcagcagcctcaatTCCCCGATatcaagaccatcaaggatgccatccCCGCCCACTGCTTCCAGCCCTCGCTCTTCACCTCCTTCTACTATGTCTTCCGCGACTTTGCCATGGTGGCCACCCTCGTCTGGGCTGCCCTGACCTACATTCCCGCCATCTCTGACCAGAGGCTGCGCGTCGCCGCCTGGATGGTCTACGGCTTTGTTCAGGGCCTCGTGTGCACTGGTGTCTGGATCCTGGGCCACGAGTGCGGCCACGGTGCCTTCTCTACTCACGGCAAGCTCAACAACGTCGTCGGATGGTTCCTCCACTCGTTCCTCCTGGTGCCCTACTTCTCGTGGAAGTACTCTCACCACCGCCACCACCGCTTCACCGGCCACATGGACCTCGACATGGCCTTTGTGCCCGCCAcccagcccaagaagcaCAGCATCTTTGCCGGCATCGACCTGAACGAGCTGTTTGAGGACACCCCCATCGCCCAGCTCATCAGGATCGTCTTCCACCAGCTCTTCGGCTGGCAGGTGTACCTCCTGTTCAACGCCAGCGCTGGTAAGGGCAGCAAGCAGTGGGAGCCCAAGGGTCTGGCCAAGTGGTTCCGCGTCAGCCACTTTGAGCCCACCAGCGCCGTGTTCCGCCCCAACGAGGCtatcttcatcttcatctcggacCTCGGCCTGGCCATCACCTTCACTGCCCTGTACTTTGCCTCCAAGGCTGTCGGAACTTCGACTGTTCTGTTCCTCTACGCCGTCCCCTACTTCTGGGTGCACCACTGGCTGG TCGCCATCACctacctccaccaccaccacaccgAGGTCCCTCACTACACCAACGAGGGCTGGACCTATGTCAAGGGCGCTCTCGCTACCGTTGACCGTGAGTTTGGCTTCATTGGCAAGCACTTGTTCCACGGAATCATTGAGAAGCACGTCGTCCACCACCTTTTCCC CCGCATCCCTTTCTacaaggccgacgaggccaccgaggccatcaagcctCTCCTGGGCGACCTCTACTACCACGACGAGCGCAActtcctcggccagctctGGTCCGTCTTTGGCACGCTCAAGTACGTCGAGCACGACCCCACCAACCAGGGTGCCATGCGATGGGCCAAGGAGTAG
- a CDS encoding Zn(2)-C6 fungal-type domain-containing protein yields the protein MEDVAQSSRRKACDYCVSRKIKCDGRKPTCSNCTLYGVACKITTARRRAVLRSTATIPSAVQPPQPDRMQALEERLAGIEALLSVLTGTKSSTSASVPAARYPDVSLDDIDISTPADCLVTEASPTLFEPDQWPMPLTTHHHLELPPLSEILPVVDNYFKKYNRLMPLFDEPTFMRMLLDWHSSPNKRSMVPWAAVNIVMAITYRVLEGRYMDDPPLAQCVRNIRSAMTELMTPGQDLMGVQVLLAMAIFYQGSADFQLAIVLMGSVVRLAQSLRLHLRLASQGVSKAETLLRCRVFWITYIYDRELALRCKSPYYQLDSETDLDLPPADPEDGLGVIASDTDSVQLNFLRARVQLAFIQGKTNDLLYSQKGRKLTHEQRSNNITRIEERMAEWLKSIPPELQTAEGIKQRLSPMPTLLMLNMFYRHFECLIQLHSIFSFDDVWIDRVNSYLSPAVIEVKDDEPDGELVRAGLAPLPPGWTGCVSGARLCLELIAMGRQSEFTLWLHTCGSYSCLVLLIVNMIEFPAHDHVSTDRRISDACLVMFDAMCQTLPKDPFAKLLGVVRELDRRARGQVNRLMRTKEGISLSEEMSPSLAWTILEDMEL from the exons ATGGAGGACGTCGCGCAAAGCAGCAGGCGAAAGG CCTGTGATTACTGCGTCTCGCGCAAGATTAAATGTGATGGACGGAAGCCGACGTGCTCCAACTGTACTCTCTATGGCGTCGCCTGCAAGATCACGACggccagaagaagagccgTTCTTCGAAGCACTGCGACGATTCCCTCTGCGGTTCAGCCACCACA GCCGGATCGAATGcaggccctcgaggagcgGTTGGCAGGCATTGAAGCTCTCCTCTCGGTGCTGACGGGTACAAAGAGCTCTACTTCAGCTTCTGTACCGGCGGCGAGATATCCTGATGTCAGTCTTGACGATATTGACATTTCAACTCCTGCAGATTGTCTAGTGACTGAGGCGAGTCCAACGCTTTTCGAACCGGATCAGTGGCCGATGCCTTTGACGACGCATCATCACTTGGAGCTGCCGCCTCTTTCAGAGATTCTGCCCGTGGTGgataattattttaaaaagtataatCGGCTTATGCCTTTGTTTGATGAGCCTACGTTTATGAGGATGCTGCTTGATTGGCACTCATCTCCGAACAAGCGATCTATGGTTCCATGGGCAGCAGTCAACATCGTCATGGCGATAACCTACCGCGTTCTCGAGGGTAGATACATGGACGATCCACCGCTCGCCCAGTGCGTCCGCAACATCCGATCCGCCATGACGGAGTTGATGACGCCGGGGCAAGACCTAATGGGAGTCCAAGTTCTTCTCGCGATGGCGATTTTCTATCAGGGGTCTGCTGACTTTCAGCTTGCTATTGTTTTGATGGGGAGTGTTGTTCGGTTGGCGCAGAGTCTGAGGTTGCATTTGAGATTGGCGTCGCAGGGTGTTTCAAAGGCAGAGACGCTTTTGAGGTGTCGTGTTTTTTGGATCACTTATATCTATGACAGG GAGTTGGCGCTGCGGTGTAAATCGCCTTATTACCAACTCGACAGCGAAACGGACCTGGACCTACCACCCGCAGACCCTGAGGATGGACTGGGTGTCATCGCTTCCGACACGGATTCCGTGCAACTCAACTTTCTGCGGGCTCGGGTGCAACTTGCTTTTATACAGGGAAAGACGAATGATCTCCTCTACAGTCAAAAGGGGCGGAAACTCACGCACGAGCAGCGATCTAACAACATCACCCGCATCGAAGAGAGAATGGCCGAGTGGCTCAAGTCTATACCACCAGAGTTACAAACCGCGGAGGGGATAAAACAGCGTCTTTCACCGATGCCGACGCTGTTGATGCTCAACATGTTTTACCGCCACTTTGAGTGCTTGATTCAACTCCACTCGATATTCTCGTTTGACGATGTGTGGATCGACAGGGTGAATAGTTATCTTTCGCCCGCTGTCATTGaagtcaaagatgatgaaccGGATGGAGAGCTCGTGCGAGCTGGCCTTGCGCCTCTGCCACCTGGGTGGACGGGGTGTGTGAGCGGTGCGAGGCTGTGCCTTGAGCTTATCGCCATGGGACGACAGAGTGAATTTACGCTCTG GCTACATACATGCGGATCATACTCCTGTCTCGTCCTCCTAATCGTAAACATGATTGAATTCCCAGCCCACGACCACGTCTCAACAGACCGGAGGATCTCGGATGCGTGTCTGGTAATGTTTGACGCCATGTGTCAAACACTACCCAAAGATCCGTTCGCAAAGTTGCTGGGCGTGGTGAGAGAACTGGATCGACGAGCAAGAGGGCAAGTAAACCGTTTGATGCGGACAAAGGAGGGAATCAGTTTGAGTGAGGAGATGAGCCCTTCTCTTGCGTGGACGATTCTGGAGGATATGGAGTTGTGA